Proteins encoded together in one Thalassotalea crassostreae window:
- a CDS encoding TIGR00153 family protein → MSGNSILGVFAKSPLKPLELHIRKVNECAALLPSFLVATEQSDWDEASNIRTNISTLEKEADALKREIRSDLPGGIFMPVERTDVLELVSQQDKIANKTKDIAGRIFGRQLVIPAALSSEFNAYVERCLDAIKQAAEAIYELDDLLETGFRGREVDLVEKMIVELALIEDDTDRMQITLRRNLMAIEKDMNPVDVMFLYQIIEWVGDLADLAERVGARLEIMLAR, encoded by the coding sequence ATGAGTGGAAATTCAATTCTAGGTGTATTTGCAAAATCGCCGTTAAAACCTTTAGAGTTACATATTCGCAAAGTAAATGAATGTGCAGCACTATTACCTTCTTTCTTGGTTGCTACTGAACAGTCTGACTGGGATGAAGCTTCAAATATTCGTACGAACATTTCAACATTGGAAAAAGAAGCCGATGCATTGAAACGTGAAATCCGTAGCGACTTACCTGGTGGGATTTTCATGCCAGTAGAGCGTACCGATGTATTAGAGCTTGTATCGCAGCAAGATAAAATTGCTAACAAGACTAAGGACATTGCGGGCCGAATCTTTGGTCGTCAGCTTGTCATCCCTGCTGCATTGTCGAGTGAATTTAATGCTTATGTAGAACGTTGTCTTGATGCGATCAAACAAGCTGCAGAGGCAATCTACGAATTAGACGATTTATTAGAAACCGGTTTTAGAGGTCGCGAAGTTGATCTTGTTGAAAAAATGATCGTTGAATTAGCGTTAATAGAAGATGACACTGATCGCATGCAAATTACATTGCGTCGCAATTTAATGGCAATAGAAAAAGACATGAATCCAGTTGATGTTATGTTCTTATATCAAATCATTGAGTGGGTTGGTGACTTAGCCGACTTAGCTGAGCGCGTAGGTGCTCGTCTCGAAATCATGCTAGCAAGATAA